One window from the genome of Pseudobdellovibrionaceae bacterium encodes:
- a CDS encoding ATP-binding cassette domain-containing protein — protein MRSIQNFKAQVAQYQLVLSEISLQDGEITLLYGPSGSGKTSFLLGLLGVLPSEYKLNLNIHGAETDLGQIQGPQKNCGVVFQFENLFDHISVYRNLLLVKPLDESEASFRARIKGFGIEDLLDKKAHVLSGGEQQMVSCVRLFLQQDRHVLLLDEPWSAMDPENKKKYRQYLKAYVQAQNIPCLLVSHDEDEATHVQPRFRYDFNQVARFEKGQP, from the coding sequence GTGCGTTCGATTCAAAATTTTAAAGCTCAGGTGGCTCAGTATCAACTGGTGCTGTCAGAGATTTCCCTGCAAGACGGCGAGATCACTTTGCTTTATGGACCATCGGGATCAGGTAAAACCAGTTTTCTTTTAGGGCTGCTGGGTGTTTTACCTAGTGAGTATAAACTCAATCTGAACATTCATGGAGCGGAAACTGATTTAGGACAAATTCAAGGACCCCAAAAAAACTGTGGGGTGGTCTTTCAGTTTGAAAATCTTTTTGATCATATTTCTGTTTATCGAAATTTGCTTTTAGTAAAACCTCTTGATGAGAGTGAAGCTAGTTTTCGTGCGAGGATTAAAGGTTTTGGTATTGAGGATCTTTTAGATAAGAAGGCGCACGTGCTTTCGGGAGGGGAGCAACAGATGGTCTCTTGTGTGAGGTTGTTCCTGCAACAAGACCGTCATGTGTTATTGTTAGATGAGCCATGGAGTGCCATGGACCCTGAAAATAAAAAAAAATATCGGCAATATCTTAAAGCCTATGTGCAGGCTCAAAATATTCCTTGTCTGTTAGTCAGTCATGATGAGGATGAGGCGACCCATGTGCAACCTCGTTTTAGATATGACTTTAATCAAGTCGCACGTTTTGAAAAAGGACAGCCCTGA